DNA sequence from the Treponema sp. OMZ 838 genome:
TGCCATACTGATGTATCACATCACTTTCGATGGTGACATCCAATTCTCCGCTTGGCAAAACGGTTATCTGCACATCGCTTGATTCCAACGTGCCTGCCGTCGCCGCATGTAAAATTTCCATATAGGTACCTCTTATGAGTATTATATCACTATAGAAAAAAACAGCTAGAGCGGAAATCCGATTCATCGGGAGAGCAAAAGCGATAGGCTTATAATCAACAACCCCGACGCACGAATAAGATTTATCACCGCAAATACATCAGTAGCGAGGAATGAGCTTGACACTGTAAAAAAACTCCATAATACTTGATCACGCCGGCTTATTCGACGGGGATGTCCTGAAAGTAACCAACTTTTGGGACATCCCCGACCGGTTCGGTACAAAATAACGCAGGAGAATCAGAATGACGTATCAGGTAAGAAAAATTTTTTTAAACGATCCCCAACAGCGGCAACAAGTGATTGATCTTTTGGAATCGGATGACCTGCATATTGATTCCTGCCTTGACACCACATACGGGTTATTCGATGAAGCGGACACGCTTGCCGCTACCGCTTCCGCCTTTAAAAATACGCTGCGCTGCATTGCCGTCCGAAAAGCCCTGCAAGGAGAAGGATTACTGCCGCCTTTAATGTCAGAACTGATTGCAGATAGGAATGAGCACGGATTTTTCAACCTTTTTATCTATACAAAGCGGGAAGTCGCTCCGTTTTTTGAAAGACTCGGGTTTTATCCTATCGTTACGGTTGCGGATACACTCGTCTTTTTGGAAAACAAAAAGAACGGTTTTGAAAAATACCTTGTCTCATTGCAGAAAACCGGAATGCATCCAGGCACTGTAGGTGCTATTGTGATGAATGCCAATCCTTTTACCATAGGACATTATTACCTTGTCGAACAGGCTGCGGCAGCTGTCGACCACCTGCACCTCTTTATGGTCTCGGACGATGCTTCCGCTATCCCTTTCGCAGTACGAGAGCGGCTGATTAAAGAGAATACCGCTCATTTTAAAAATATTTCGTACCATAGAACCCAAGACTACCTCA
Encoded proteins:
- the citC gene encoding [citrate (pro-3S)-lyase] ligase, with amino-acid sequence MTYQVRKIFLNDPQQRQQVIDLLESDDLHIDSCLDTTYGLFDEADTLAATASAFKNTLRCIAVRKALQGEGLLPPLMSELIADRNEHGFFNLFIYTKREVAPFFERLGFYPIVTVADTLVFLENKKNGFEKYLVSLQKTGMHPGTVGAIVMNANPFTIGHYYLVEQAAAAVDHLHLFMVSDDASAIPFAVRERLIKENTAHFKNISYHRTQDYLISSATFPAYFFRDSDEAIALQAALDADIFIAIAHALSITHRFVGDEPFSHVTGLYNRILQASLPAHGVQLHVIPRKTENGVPISASVARRLLQQEDWTKLAAIVPPATLRFFQSPEGDRIVQSLKQVKDITHY